The following proteins are co-located in the Pedobacter sp. FW305-3-2-15-E-R2A2 genome:
- a CDS encoding transketolase C-terminal domain-containing protein: protein MKKYTYTEKKDTRSGFGAGLLEAGKNNPEVVALCADLVGSLKMEAFIKEFPERFFQIGIAEANMIGIAAGLTIGGKIPFTGTFANFSTGRVYDQIRQSVAYSDKNVKICASHAGLTLGEDGATHQILEDIGLMKMLPGMTVINTCDYNQTKAATIAIAAHHGPVYLRFGRPVIPVFTDPDQKFEIGKAWMVNEGEDVTIIATGHMVWKAIEAGVQLAELGIDAEIINIHTIKPLDEEAVLKSVIKTGCVVTCEEHNKYGGLGESVARLLSTEWPAPQEFVAVNDSFGESGTPDQLMTKYGLDSINIIEAVQKVILRKSRKHSDPYNHQNFPIEKTV, encoded by the coding sequence ATGAAGAAATATACATATACGGAAAAAAAAGATACCCGTTCGGGCTTTGGCGCCGGATTGCTGGAAGCCGGAAAAAACAATCCCGAAGTAGTAGCCCTATGTGCTGACCTTGTAGGATCTTTAAAAATGGAGGCTTTCATTAAAGAATTCCCTGAGCGTTTTTTTCAGATTGGCATAGCGGAAGCCAACATGATTGGTATCGCTGCGGGTTTAACAATAGGTGGGAAAATTCCTTTTACAGGGACATTTGCTAACTTTTCGACAGGAAGGGTTTACGATCAGATTCGCCAGTCTGTGGCCTATTCTGATAAAAATGTGAAGATTTGTGCTTCGCACGCAGGTTTAACTCTTGGTGAAGATGGTGCCACTCACCAGATTCTGGAAGATATCGGTTTAATGAAAATGCTGCCTGGAATGACGGTGATCAATACCTGTGATTACAACCAGACCAAAGCGGCTACCATTGCCATTGCAGCACACCATGGTCCGGTTTATCTGCGCTTTGGCCGCCCGGTAATCCCTGTCTTTACCGATCCGGATCAAAAGTTTGAAATTGGGAAGGCCTGGATGGTAAATGAAGGCGAAGATGTAACGATTATAGCTACCGGTCATATGGTATGGAAAGCCATTGAAGCCGGAGTGCAACTTGCAGAACTGGGTATTGATGCAGAAATTATAAACATTCACACGATTAAACCGCTGGATGAGGAAGCAGTATTGAAATCAGTTATAAAAACCGGCTGTGTAGTTACCTGCGAGGAACATAATAAATATGGTGGTTTAGGAGAGAGCGTAGCCAGGCTACTTTCAACAGAGTGGCCTGCGCCACAGGAATTTGTGGCTGTAAATGACAGTTTTGGAGAAAGCGGAACACCTGATCAATTGATGACCAAATATGGACTGGATAGTATAAACATTATTGAAGCAGTACAAAAAGTGATCTTACGTAAATCCCGGAAACATTCCGACCCATATAATCATCAAAACTTCCCTATCGAAAAAACAGTATAA
- a CDS encoding sialate O-acetylesterase, with protein MANHKIFFFILLLLAMHNNSYAQDPNFHIYLCFGQSNMEGHARFEAQDTTGVSDRFKVLQAIDCSDLNRKKGNWYPAVPPLSRCNTGLSPADYFGRTLVAHLPKEVKVGVINVAVGGSKIELFDKDNYQSYTATAPEWMKGMINQYDGNPYGRLVELAKIAQKEGIIKGILLHQGESNTGDSLWTSKVKIVYNNLLKDLNLKENAIPLLAGEVVHADQGGICASMNGIIGTLPQVIPGAYVISSKGCTIHADKLHFDAAGYRELGKRYADKMLSLLSNPTKE; from the coding sequence ATGGCAAATCATAAAATTTTCTTTTTTATCCTGCTTTTGTTGGCTATGCATAACAATAGCTATGCACAAGATCCAAACTTCCATATTTATCTCTGTTTCGGACAATCGAATATGGAAGGCCATGCCAGATTTGAGGCTCAGGATACGACCGGTGTCAGTGATCGCTTCAAAGTATTACAGGCCATAGATTGTTCCGATCTTAATAGGAAAAAAGGAAACTGGTACCCCGCAGTTCCTCCTTTAAGCAGGTGTAATACAGGCTTATCTCCGGCAGATTATTTTGGACGAACCCTAGTTGCTCATCTTCCAAAAGAGGTAAAAGTAGGAGTGATCAATGTTGCCGTTGGCGGCAGTAAAATTGAATTGTTTGATAAGGACAATTATCAGTCTTATACCGCAACTGCTCCGGAATGGATGAAAGGAATGATTAATCAATATGATGGTAATCCTTATGGCCGTCTGGTTGAACTGGCAAAAATTGCGCAAAAGGAGGGGATAATAAAAGGGATTTTGTTACATCAGGGCGAATCCAATACTGGCGACAGCTTATGGACCAGTAAGGTTAAAATTGTTTACAACAATTTGCTGAAAGATCTGAATCTTAAAGAAAACGCTATCCCACTGCTTGCAGGAGAAGTTGTGCATGCAGATCAGGGTGGTATTTGTGCCAGTATGAATGGAATTATTGGAACGCTTCCGCAAGTGATCCCAGGTGCCTATGTCATCTCTTCCAAAGGCTGCACCATTCATGCAGATAAATTGCATTTTGATGCTGCAGGTTATAGGGAACTTGGTAAGCGGTACGCAGATAAAATGTTATCGCTTTTAAGTAATCCTACCAAAGAATAA
- a CDS encoding glycoside hydrolase family 43 protein encodes MNIFFRYSVLILLLGFSIIFHSRAQNPIVQTVYTADPAPIVHNDTLFLYTGHDEDRSTWFTMKDWRCYSTTDMLNWTDRGSPLSVEAFSWAKKDAWAGQCIFRNGKFYWYVPLNQSNGKGMAIGVAVSTTPAGPFSDAIGKPLVHSGNGDIDPTVFIDDDGQAYLYWGNPYLKYVKLNEDMTSYSGDVIDVPLNKEGFNVRFKDVDKRPSAYEEGPWLYKRKALYYLLYAAGGVPEHLAYSTAPTATGPWTYRDTIMTVINKGGAFTNHPGLVDYKGKSYLFYHNGALEGGGGFNRSVCVDECKFNADGTIVRIDPSSGIKNGVANLHPFKRVEAETIAWEQGVETVTDKEVGVYVSDINNGDYIKVRSVDFGKGARSFEANITTVVSGSAIEVRLGSPTGTLIGKLDLKPTGGWQNWKTQSANVSKAKGIQDVFFVFKGPEGNLFNFNWWKFSNL; translated from the coding sequence ATGAATATATTTTTTAGATATAGTGTGCTGATCCTGTTGTTGGGGTTCAGCATTATTTTTCATAGCAGGGCTCAGAACCCGATTGTTCAAACAGTTTATACGGCTGATCCCGCTCCAATAGTGCACAACGATACCTTGTTTCTATATACAGGACATGATGAAGACCGGTCTACCTGGTTCACGATGAAAGACTGGAGGTGTTATTCTACCACAGATATGCTGAACTGGACTGACCGTGGCTCGCCCCTGTCTGTGGAGGCATTTAGCTGGGCTAAGAAAGATGCATGGGCGGGACAGTGTATTTTCAGGAATGGCAAATTCTATTGGTATGTTCCCCTAAATCAGTCGAATGGCAAAGGAATGGCAATTGGCGTCGCGGTTTCAACAACCCCTGCGGGGCCATTCTCAGATGCGATAGGTAAGCCATTGGTACATAGCGGAAATGGAGATATTGATCCTACAGTTTTTATAGATGACGATGGACAAGCCTATTTATATTGGGGAAATCCTTATTTAAAATATGTAAAATTAAATGAAGATATGACCTCTTATTCAGGAGATGTCATTGATGTTCCGCTAAACAAAGAGGGCTTTAACGTTCGGTTTAAGGATGTTGATAAAAGGCCATCAGCTTATGAGGAAGGCCCCTGGCTTTACAAACGTAAAGCATTGTATTATTTATTATATGCAGCGGGCGGAGTTCCCGAGCATCTGGCTTATTCTACCGCACCAACCGCAACGGGGCCATGGACGTACAGAGATACCATTATGACGGTCATAAATAAAGGAGGTGCTTTTACCAACCATCCCGGATTGGTGGATTACAAAGGGAAGAGCTACTTGTTCTATCACAATGGGGCATTGGAGGGCGGAGGTGGATTTAACCGTTCCGTCTGCGTAGACGAATGTAAGTTTAACGCTGATGGTACTATTGTCAGAATTGACCCATCTTCAGGCATTAAAAATGGAGTCGCAAACCTCCATCCGTTTAAGCGCGTAGAAGCAGAAACCATCGCCTGGGAGCAAGGTGTGGAAACCGTTACAGATAAAGAGGTCGGAGTTTACGTTTCCGACATAAATAACGGAGACTATATTAAAGTTCGCAGTGTTGATTTTGGCAAGGGTGCAAGGTCGTTTGAAGCCAACATTACCACCGTAGTATCGGGCAGTGCAATTGAAGTTCGCCTGGGTAGCCCAACCGGTACATTGATTGGGAAATTAGACTTGAAACCAACCGGGGGATGGCAGAATTGGAAAACCCAATCTGCTAATGTCAGTAAGGCAAAAGGGATTCAGGATGTGTTTTTTGTGTTTAAAGGACCTGAAGGCAATTTGTTTAACTTTAACTGGTGGAAATTCTCAAACCTCTAA
- a CDS encoding alpha/beta hydrolase-fold protein: MIKLIKLLRVRLLLLAGTAFLFSMPVFSQGVIAPAAAGFDVENTTIPHGKIDTVSYYSKTVGVHRKAITYTPPGYSKNKRYPVLYLLHGIGGDEKEWLNGAKPQLILDNLYAAGKLEPMIVVMPNGRAMKDDRATGNVMAKDKIEAFSTFEKDLLNDLIPFVEKKFRVYSDREHRAIAGLSMGGGQSLNFGLGNLQKFAWVGGFSSAPNTKLPAELIPDPKKAKEMLKLLFISCGASDNLIVNSKRTHDYLVKTNVPHIYFIEPGVHDFKIWRNGLYMFSQLLFKPVDTAAFSKYPVAGMPASTNIGSNHYPQIMPDHRVAFNFHAPEAKTVQVDLGKKYDMKKNESGNWTVTTDSIGEGFHYYSLIIDGVALADPSSKTYYGMGRMASGIEIPFAGGGYYALKDVPHGDIRIKKYFSKNTNSWRQLYVYTPPGYDAQTEEKYPVLYILHGGGEDETGWSNQGKAGLILDNLIAAQKAKPMIVVMPDANVGAAAFAEAGLKTFESELKEVIIPLVETNYRAKKEASGRALAGLSMGGMHTLYTGIKNTDLFAYLGVFSSGWVVPRQNAIADGQYAFIKDHKDEINANLRQFWIAMGGKTDIAYNNCQLMLNQFRDLKVNHTYEEYPGGHTWPVWRNNLYKFASLLFM; the protein is encoded by the coding sequence ATGATTAAATTGATAAAACTATTGAGGGTCAGACTGCTGTTGCTGGCTGGCACTGCCTTTCTGTTCAGTATGCCTGTTTTTTCCCAGGGAGTTATAGCACCTGCTGCAGCAGGCTTTGATGTTGAGAACACAACCATACCGCATGGTAAAATAGATACGGTCAGCTACTATTCCAAAACTGTAGGTGTCCATAGAAAAGCCATCACCTATACCCCACCTGGATATTCGAAAAATAAAAGGTATCCTGTATTGTATTTGCTGCATGGAATCGGAGGAGATGAAAAGGAGTGGTTAAATGGCGCTAAGCCCCAGTTAATATTGGATAACTTATATGCCGCCGGCAAACTGGAGCCGATGATTGTGGTGATGCCTAATGGGCGTGCCATGAAAGATGACCGTGCTACTGGTAATGTCATGGCAAAAGATAAAATAGAGGCCTTTTCCACATTTGAAAAAGACCTGCTTAACGATTTGATCCCTTTTGTGGAGAAGAAGTTTCGGGTGTATTCAGACCGGGAGCACCGGGCCATAGCCGGATTATCTATGGGCGGCGGACAATCCTTAAATTTCGGATTAGGTAACCTTCAAAAATTCGCGTGGGTTGGGGGATTTTCCTCGGCTCCAAATACAAAATTGCCTGCTGAATTGATTCCTGATCCTAAAAAGGCAAAGGAAATGCTGAAGCTGTTGTTTATTTCTTGCGGAGCGAGTGACAATTTGATTGTCAACAGTAAACGCACCCATGATTACCTGGTAAAAACCAACGTTCCGCACATCTATTTTATTGAGCCGGGAGTGCATGATTTTAAAATCTGGAGAAACGGTTTATATATGTTTTCCCAATTGTTGTTTAAGCCTGTTGATACTGCTGCTTTTTCTAAATACCCGGTTGCGGGAATGCCTGCATCAACGAATATTGGCTCAAATCATTATCCGCAAATTATGCCTGATCACCGCGTGGCTTTTAACTTTCATGCACCTGAAGCCAAAACAGTTCAGGTGGATTTGGGAAAAAAATACGACATGAAAAAAAATGAGTCCGGGAACTGGACTGTCACTACGGATTCTATTGGTGAAGGCTTCCATTACTATTCTTTAATCATCGATGGCGTTGCCCTGGCTGATCCATCAAGTAAAACTTACTACGGGATGGGCAGGATGGCGAGTGGTATCGAAATCCCATTTGCAGGTGGGGGATATTATGCTTTAAAAGATGTGCCGCACGGAGATATCCGCATTAAAAAGTATTTTTCAAAAAACACCAATTCATGGCGACAACTTTATGTATACACCCCGCCTGGCTATGATGCACAAACTGAGGAAAAATACCCGGTATTGTATATTCTTCATGGCGGAGGAGAGGATGAAACCGGCTGGTCAAACCAGGGAAAGGCGGGTTTAATCCTGGATAACCTCATCGCTGCACAAAAAGCTAAACCTATGATTGTGGTCATGCCTGACGCTAATGTTGGTGCTGCTGCTTTTGCTGAAGCAGGATTAAAAACTTTTGAATCGGAATTGAAAGAGGTGATCATCCCATTGGTAGAAACAAACTACAGAGCAAAGAAAGAAGCGTCGGGCCGTGCTTTAGCAGGTCTGTCTATGGGAGGGATGCACACCCTTTACACCGGAATCAAAAATACAGACCTGTTTGCCTATCTGGGCGTTTTCAGTTCAGGATGGGTGGTTCCCCGTCAGAATGCAATAGCAGATGGGCAATATGCTTTTATTAAAGATCATAAGGACGAGATCAATGCCAACCTCAGGCAATTCTGGATTGCTATGGGCGGTAAAACTGATATCGCCTATAATAACTGTCAGTTGATGCTGAATCAATTCAGGGATTTGAAAGTTAACCACACTTATGAGGAATATCCTGGTGGCCATACCTGGCCGGTATGGAGAAATAACCTTTATAAGTTTGCATCATTGTTATTCATGTAG
- a CDS encoding glycoside hydrolase family 127 protein: MASLFFYGKLNAQEKLYPNQFPLEQVTLMDGPFNKARNLNINTLLAYDVDRMLAPYLRAAGIPVKKSSYKNWEGLDGHIGGHYLTAMALNYASTKNPECKRRMDDMIAELKACQNKNALSYPDWGVGYVGGVPNSAEIWSTFKKGDFKAYRAAWVPWYNVHKMYAGLRDAWLYGGNQDAKAIFLKFCDWAIDITSGLSEKQMQAMLDTEHGGMNEELADAYQITGDEKYLIAAKRFSHQQLLIPLAKGLDHLDHKHANTQVPKALGFQRIAELSHEAQYEKSGRFFWETVTDNRTLAFGGNSRREFFPSVAASSDFVNDVEGPESCNTYNMLKLTQGLFREQPLGKYADFYERALYNHILSTQHPGHGGYVYFTPVRPRHYRVYSAPNEAMWCCVGSGMENHGKYNEFIYTHRKDSLYLNLFIASTLNWKEKNISLKQETSFPDEEQTKLTITGGSAKFTLMLRHPSWVKENTLQIFVNGKAIKYKKLPSSYIGIQRTWKKGDVVKVIMPMQTTIERMPNVPEYVAIMHGPILLAAKTKTEQLNKLIADDSRWGHIAGGQKLPVDKAPILIEDDISAIPEKIVPVKGHPMTFSFVNEKIINPEKLVLEPFYRIHDSRYMAYWMTLTPLQYVNYMDSLTGIETDRMNLEKRTVDFVGPGEQQPEVDHALLQENSRSGSTSDEFWRDAYDGGYFSYNMSTQGLSDLLLNVRYESATMEGKKFEIYIDENRLKVVDATQGARKPGFYHEEYRIPADMLKGKQQVRIRFLALPGKATAPVYRIRLVKDK; this comes from the coding sequence ATGGCCAGCCTGTTTTTTTATGGGAAGCTAAATGCTCAGGAAAAGCTATATCCAAACCAGTTCCCTCTGGAACAGGTGACGTTGATGGATGGTCCCTTTAATAAGGCCAGAAATCTTAATATTAACACCTTATTGGCGTACGACGTAGACCGGATGCTTGCTCCCTATCTCCGCGCAGCAGGGATTCCGGTAAAGAAATCCAGCTATAAAAACTGGGAAGGACTGGATGGACATATTGGTGGGCACTATCTGACGGCCATGGCATTGAACTACGCCTCTACCAAAAATCCGGAATGTAAACGCCGGATGGATGATATGATTGCAGAACTGAAAGCCTGTCAAAACAAAAATGCCCTCAGTTATCCGGATTGGGGTGTTGGTTATGTTGGCGGTGTACCCAATAGTGCTGAAATATGGTCGACATTTAAAAAAGGAGATTTTAAAGCTTACCGTGCTGCCTGGGTTCCCTGGTATAACGTACATAAAATGTATGCCGGATTACGGGATGCCTGGTTGTACGGAGGTAATCAGGATGCTAAAGCGATCTTTTTGAAATTTTGCGACTGGGCAATCGACATCACATCCGGGCTGTCTGAAAAACAAATGCAGGCGATGCTGGATACCGAGCACGGAGGGATGAACGAAGAGCTGGCTGATGCTTACCAAATCACTGGTGATGAGAAGTATCTTATCGCTGCAAAACGATTTTCCCATCAGCAGCTTCTGATACCACTGGCGAAGGGCCTGGATCATCTTGATCATAAACATGCCAATACTCAGGTTCCAAAAGCCCTGGGTTTTCAACGCATTGCTGAACTGAGTCATGAAGCGCAATATGAAAAATCCGGTCGCTTTTTTTGGGAAACAGTTACAGACAACCGGACACTTGCATTTGGAGGAAACAGCAGACGGGAGTTTTTCCCCAGTGTTGCAGCCAGTTCAGATTTTGTGAATGATGTAGAAGGACCTGAGTCCTGTAATACTTATAATATGCTGAAACTTACCCAGGGATTATTCAGGGAGCAGCCACTGGGAAAGTATGCCGATTTTTATGAACGTGCATTGTACAACCATATTTTATCTACCCAACATCCAGGCCATGGCGGATATGTCTATTTTACACCGGTAAGGCCGAGGCATTACCGGGTGTATTCTGCACCAAATGAAGCAATGTGGTGCTGCGTGGGAAGTGGAATGGAGAATCATGGCAAGTACAATGAGTTTATATATACCCATCGCAAAGATTCCTTGTATTTGAACTTATTTATTGCCTCCACCCTGAACTGGAAGGAAAAGAACATCAGCTTAAAACAGGAAACTTCCTTTCCCGATGAGGAGCAGACCAAACTTACCATTACCGGAGGATCTGCAAAATTTACATTGATGCTGAGACACCCATCATGGGTAAAGGAAAATACCCTGCAAATTTTTGTAAATGGTAAAGCTATAAAATATAAGAAACTGCCTTCTTCCTATATCGGTATTCAAAGAACCTGGAAAAAAGGCGATGTAGTCAAAGTCATCATGCCAATGCAAACCACAATTGAACGGATGCCGAATGTTCCGGAATATGTGGCCATTATGCATGGTCCCATACTCCTTGCTGCGAAGACAAAAACGGAACAATTGAACAAGCTGATTGCAGATGATAGCCGTTGGGGGCATATTGCCGGCGGACAAAAACTTCCTGTGGATAAAGCACCCATTCTCATTGAAGACGATATTTCTGCAATACCAGAAAAGATCGTTCCGGTAAAAGGACATCCGATGACATTCTCATTTGTAAATGAAAAGATCATCAATCCGGAGAAACTGGTACTGGAACCTTTTTATCGCATTCATGATTCCAGATATATGGCGTATTGGATGACCCTAACCCCTCTGCAGTATGTTAATTATATGGATTCGCTTACGGGAATAGAAACAGACAGAATGAATCTGGAAAAACGAACGGTAGATTTTGTGGGGCCTGGTGAACAGCAGCCAGAGGTAGATCACGCACTCCTTCAGGAAAATTCCCGCAGCGGTAGTACCTCTGATGAATTCTGGCGTGATGCTTACGACGGAGGATATTTTAGTTACAACATGTCCACTCAGGGGCTTAGTGATTTATTGCTGAACGTCCGGTACGAATCTGCCACTATGGAGGGAAAAAAGTTTGAAATTTATATTGATGAAAACAGGCTTAAGGTTGTAGATGCTACACAGGGTGCCAGGAAACCGGGTTTCTATCATGAAGAATACCGCATTCCGGCTGATATGCTCAAGGGAAAACAACAGGTGAGGATCAGGTTTCTGGCCTTACCGGGAAAAGCTACTGCGCCAGTTTACCGCATAAGGCTGGTAAAGGACAAATAA